A window of the Desulfomonilaceae bacterium genome harbors these coding sequences:
- a CDS encoding heavy metal translocating P-type ATPase: MDKVTIGVRGMTCAACVRRVENGLRSVDGVEEAAVNFATEKVTVQFDPSVTDYSKLTAKIADLGYQPLEKATGGMRKTIISVGGMTCAACVRRVEKTLESQPGVEQAAVNLATSRALLSHSSPDLDLRAIGEALEDAGYKLLGAINEDTVDPAEQARIEELRDLKIKLVVGATLSVLVHVLAMGHLFPFLRHIDPRALDFTQLVLTTPVIFWVGNRFLIGAWKATKQKTSDMNTLVALGALSAYLYSFAVTLFPGFFSQSGHEAYVYFDGAAMIVTLILVGRFLEARAKSKTSSAIKKLIELKPSVASVIRGDEIIEIPVELLRVDDIFQVRPGERIPTDGSVMSGFSSVNEAMLTGESMPVEKSEGALVYGATINQTGALIVKATRVGAETALAQIIRLVEEAQGSKAPIQRIADRVAAVFTPVVLGIAVLTFLVWAFLPADPSFSRAMLNFVSVLIIACPCAMGLATPTAVMVGTGAAAEKGILIKGGEILEKVCKVDTVVFDKTGTLTAGKPEVVDIVPLNSTTIDELLSVAASLESLSEHPLGKSICAKASELGIKTSQVERFNSFSGQGVSGEVQGHQALVGSPRLFKSQGFDMSEITEHLRDQENRGRTVVIVVLNGKALGLLGISDTLRPSAAPAISKLRQNHIRVAMITGDNRIVARATGEALNIDDVMAEVLPADKAGEIRRLQQEGRVVAMVGDGINDAPALSAADIGIAVGAGSDVAVEAGSITLMTSDLLLVPAAISVSAQTMRIIKQNLFWAFFYNSLGIPVAAGVLYPFFGILLTPVMAAAAMALSSVSVVSNSLRLRNALSRVQQ; encoded by the coding sequence TTGGATAAAGTTACCATCGGCGTAAGGGGAATGACCTGCGCCGCCTGCGTTCGACGCGTAGAAAATGGCCTGCGCTCTGTGGACGGGGTTGAAGAGGCTGCAGTCAACTTTGCCACGGAAAAAGTTACTGTGCAGTTTGACCCTTCAGTAACTGATTATTCCAAATTGACCGCGAAGATTGCTGATCTTGGCTATCAACCGCTCGAAAAAGCCACGGGCGGTATGCGCAAAACGATTATATCCGTTGGCGGCATGACATGCGCGGCCTGTGTTCGCAGAGTTGAGAAAACACTTGAATCCCAGCCCGGCGTAGAACAGGCGGCAGTGAATCTTGCCACATCAAGAGCGCTGTTGTCCCATTCATCGCCTGATTTGGATCTTAGAGCCATAGGAGAGGCTCTTGAGGACGCTGGTTATAAGCTCCTGGGCGCCATAAATGAAGACACGGTTGACCCTGCGGAACAGGCCCGCATTGAAGAGTTGCGGGATCTCAAGATTAAGCTCGTTGTTGGCGCCACACTCTCCGTTCTTGTTCATGTACTCGCTATGGGCCACCTCTTCCCGTTTTTGCGTCATATAGACCCCAGAGCCCTTGACTTCACGCAACTCGTCTTAACCACGCCTGTAATTTTTTGGGTGGGTAACCGCTTTCTGATCGGGGCCTGGAAGGCGACAAAACAAAAGACGTCCGACATGAACACTCTTGTGGCTTTAGGGGCCTTGTCAGCCTACCTGTATTCCTTTGCGGTCACCCTGTTTCCCGGTTTTTTTTCGCAGAGCGGCCACGAAGCGTACGTCTACTTTGACGGCGCAGCCATGATAGTGACTTTGATTTTAGTCGGAAGATTTCTTGAAGCCAGAGCCAAAAGCAAGACATCCTCAGCTATCAAAAAACTCATAGAGTTGAAACCCAGCGTCGCGAGCGTGATTAGAGGAGACGAAATAATTGAGATTCCGGTCGAGCTGTTACGTGTAGATGATATTTTCCAGGTGCGTCCAGGGGAACGAATCCCGACTGACGGTTCGGTTATGTCTGGCTTTTCTTCCGTGAACGAAGCAATGCTCACAGGGGAAAGCATGCCGGTTGAAAAGTCTGAGGGGGCTCTGGTTTACGGCGCCACCATCAATCAAACCGGCGCTTTGATTGTTAAGGCAACCAGAGTTGGAGCTGAAACGGCCCTCGCGCAGATTATACGGTTGGTGGAAGAAGCGCAGGGATCTAAAGCTCCGATCCAGAGAATCGCTGATAGAGTAGCGGCGGTTTTTACACCTGTGGTTCTTGGAATAGCGGTGTTGACTTTTTTGGTGTGGGCTTTTTTGCCGGCTGATCCCTCTTTTTCGCGAGCGATGCTCAATTTTGTGTCTGTGCTGATCATAGCCTGCCCGTGCGCAATGGGACTGGCCACGCCTACAGCCGTAATGGTCGGTACCGGAGCCGCGGCCGAAAAAGGGATATTGATCAAGGGTGGCGAGATTCTTGAGAAAGTCTGCAAGGTCGACACCGTTGTGTTTGACAAGACCGGAACACTGACTGCGGGAAAACCCGAAGTTGTCGATATAGTTCCCCTCAATTCAACCACAATTGATGAACTCCTCTCGGTAGCCGCGTCACTTGAATCCCTCTCGGAACATCCGCTTGGAAAATCAATTTGCGCTAAGGCCTCGGAACTGGGAATAAAGACCTCCCAGGTTGAAAGGTTCAATTCTTTTTCTGGACAAGGAGTGAGCGGCGAAGTTCAAGGCCACCAAGCTCTTGTTGGTAGTCCAAGGCTATTCAAATCTCAAGGGTTTGATATGTCTGAAATTACTGAACATTTGAGGGACCAGGAGAACCGTGGTAGAACAGTCGTCATAGTCGTCCTGAATGGAAAGGCCCTAGGGCTGCTCGGGATATCGGACACTTTGAGACCTTCTGCCGCTCCCGCGATTTCAAAACTCAGACAAAACCACATCAGAGTCGCAATGATAACCGGGGACAACCGGATTGTCGCTAGAGCAACCGGAGAAGCGCTGAATATTGATGATGTGATGGCAGAGGTGCTCCCAGCAGACAAGGCTGGAGAAATCAGGCGATTGCAACAAGAAGGACGGGTGGTAGCAATGGTGGGAGATGGGATCAATGACGCCCCTGCCTTAAGCGCCGCCGACATCGGGATAGCTGTCGGAGCTGGTTCTGATGTCGCTGTTGAAGCTGGATCCATAACGCTTATGACAAGTGATTTGCTCCTGGTTCCGGCTGCGATATCCGTATCGGCGCAAACAATGAGGATTATCAAACAAAACCTGTTCTGGGCTTTTTTCTATAACAGCCTGGGAATACCGGTGGCTGCGGGAGTTCTTTACCCATTTTTTGGCATTCTTCTCACGCCGGTTATGGCGGCTGCCGCTATGGCGTTGAGTTCTGTTTCCGTGGTTTCCAATTCATTGCGATTGCGAAACGCTCTTTCCAGAGTCCAACAATGA
- a CDS encoding class I SAM-dependent methyltransferase has translation MEPYEYKTLFDFETSYWWFRGLHAILREIIQNLGLPTDAEILDAGCGTGQNLVSLSETGACEPYGFDISLHAASFWPKRNLRRTCVSSINQIPFKDSSFDAVVSVDVLECEAVDELQAYSEMWRVLRPGGFLLLVVPAYQWLFSEEHHKAVGATRRYSKERVKELLRQRPVKLIRMTHLFASVFPLVAAYRLSQPLLKQEVSKAPKSEIKPLPKMLNEALFNMVNAERLLLRKFDLPFGSSILAVARKAD, from the coding sequence TTGGAACCTTACGAATATAAGACACTGTTTGATTTTGAGACATCTTACTGGTGGTTTAGGGGACTCCACGCAATCTTGCGAGAGATAATCCAAAACCTGGGGCTTCCGACTGACGCCGAGATTCTCGACGCGGGTTGCGGGACAGGTCAGAACCTTGTCAGTTTGAGCGAAACCGGCGCCTGTGAACCCTATGGGTTTGATATTTCCCTGCATGCGGCTTCTTTCTGGCCCAAACGGAACCTGCGTCGGACGTGCGTTTCCTCGATCAATCAAATTCCTTTCAAAGACAGCAGCTTCGACGCTGTCGTATCGGTTGATGTCCTGGAGTGCGAAGCTGTCGATGAACTTCAGGCTTACTCAGAGATGTGGCGAGTACTGAGACCTGGCGGCTTTCTCCTGCTGGTTGTGCCGGCTTATCAGTGGCTTTTTTCTGAGGAGCATCACAAGGCTGTGGGCGCCACACGAAGATATTCGAAGGAGCGAGTCAAGGAGTTGTTGCGTCAAAGGCCCGTAAAATTGATTCGCATGACTCATCTATTTGCTAGTGTTTTTCCTCTTGTGGCCGCATACCGTTTGTCTCAACCATTGCTGAAACAAGAGGTTTCCAAGGCGCCTAAGTCAGAGATCAAGCCTTTGCCAAAAATGCTTAACGAGGCTCTTTTTAATATGGTCAACGCTGAGCGTTTGTTGTTGAGGAAATTTGATCTGCCATTCGGGAGTTCAATTCTTGCTGTCGCTAGGAAGGCGGATTAA
- a CDS encoding NAD(P)/FAD-dependent oxidoreductase: protein MSIIRSCISRKGLLALVIMIFLLGSAAAGQNLTGNTNETEKATIASEHHEIVVLGGGMAGLTAAYFLKDRDVVLLEKSDHFGGRISSGSFGGFSYPQGPAYIGIPQGPIETMINELALEPLEIPEPSEGFYYDGKVYFGAKEMAGLFAQRSSAEEYHRFVSTVRKLSKMYEDSDYSALPEELAELDRISAKEWFEKEKFPPIFMEIYESQALGLFGSGLARVSALSFIPEIGFQFESPDLENHEKDSEHDEETPDVEKESGAFTFESGLTELPEAIAKKLGDKARLDCAVTSIKEKDKVYEIQYVDKSGREGTMQANAVIVAVPAPVALEIAAPVLTKEQRKILGSIQYAGLTTVTLFSDSPIFDRSFNLGVGNGFIFTDLYDSSWVPRAYDPERNKNQERALCAYVPDSANHDGADQLNDQQLIDKVIEGIEKIFPGSRSRIKGHDVKRVRLAYPIMPPGGYERLARLNDINQGKFLLAGDYMIYPTLEASAESGYLAAARLDSLKVKPSN from the coding sequence ATGTCAATTATTCGGTCTTGCATAAGTCGAAAAGGGTTACTGGCCCTTGTTATTATGATCTTCCTTTTAGGTTCAGCAGCGGCCGGGCAAAATCTGACAGGAAACACGAATGAAACAGAAAAGGCAACCATCGCATCGGAGCATCATGAAATTGTAGTTCTAGGTGGCGGGATGGCGGGACTCACTGCAGCTTATTTCCTGAAGGATCGGGACGTTGTTCTGCTTGAAAAGAGCGACCATTTCGGTGGACGAATCAGTTCAGGGAGCTTCGGAGGATTCAGCTATCCTCAAGGTCCTGCTTACATCGGCATACCTCAGGGGCCTATCGAAACCATGATCAACGAGTTAGCTCTTGAGCCGCTCGAAATCCCTGAGCCTTCCGAGGGATTTTACTATGATGGGAAAGTTTATTTTGGCGCGAAAGAAATGGCTGGACTCTTCGCTCAACGGAGTAGCGCTGAAGAATACCATCGATTTGTTTCCACTGTCAGGAAGCTTTCCAAGATGTATGAGGATTCCGATTATTCGGCGTTACCTGAGGAATTGGCTGAATTGGACAGGATCTCAGCCAAAGAATGGTTCGAAAAAGAGAAATTCCCTCCCATATTCATGGAAATTTATGAATCTCAGGCGCTAGGACTTTTCGGCTCCGGCCTGGCCCGAGTTTCGGCCCTGAGTTTTATCCCGGAAATTGGTTTTCAATTCGAATCCCCTGATTTGGAAAACCACGAAAAGGACTCGGAACATGACGAAGAAACTCCCGATGTAGAAAAAGAATCCGGAGCCTTTACATTCGAGAGTGGTTTGACTGAGTTGCCTGAAGCTATAGCCAAAAAACTGGGAGACAAGGCCAGGCTTGATTGCGCCGTTACCAGCATCAAAGAGAAAGACAAGGTTTATGAGATTCAATATGTTGACAAATCGGGCCGGGAGGGAACAATGCAAGCCAACGCCGTCATCGTGGCCGTCCCGGCTCCTGTGGCCCTGGAAATAGCGGCGCCCGTCCTTACAAAAGAACAAAGGAAAATACTCGGAAGCATTCAGTATGCGGGGCTTACCACAGTAACCCTCTTTTCCGACAGCCCCATATTTGACCGATCTTTTAATCTCGGAGTGGGAAACGGGTTCATATTTACGGATCTCTATGACAGTTCCTGGGTTCCACGAGCCTACGACCCCGAGCGCAATAAAAATCAGGAAAGGGCTCTTTGCGCATACGTTCCCGATAGCGCAAACCACGATGGCGCTGATCAACTTAACGACCAGCAGCTAATAGATAAGGTAATTGAAGGGATTGAAAAAATATTTCCCGGCAGTCGATCCAGGATAAAGGGACATGACGTGAAACGAGTCAGGTTAGCATATCCAATCATGCCTCCTGGCGGGTATGAACGTTTGGCAAGACTCAACGATATAAATCAGGGCAAATTTCTTTTGGCCGGCGATTACATGATATATCCAACGCTTGAGGCTTCGGCCGAGTCTGGTTATCTAGCGGCCGCGAGACTTGATTCCCTAAAAGTGAAACCGTCGAATTAA
- a CDS encoding response regulator has translation MPASILKGKSILAVDDEEDILEILAEELEDFKVDYDTASTYEEALKKLVSFTYDLVMLDIMGVRGFDLLQVAAARKMPVVMLTAHALNPESLKKSIELGARAYLPKDHIVKMIPFLEDLLMLSYQSTWKSALSRLGGVFGAQFGQEWRKTEKEFWDKFERDLEITESTIIES, from the coding sequence ATGCCCGCAAGCATCCTAAAAGGCAAGAGCATACTGGCCGTAGATGATGAGGAAGATATCCTCGAAATCCTGGCGGAAGAACTTGAAGACTTCAAGGTAGATTACGACACAGCCTCGACCTATGAAGAGGCGCTAAAGAAACTGGTGTCATTTACTTATGACCTGGTGATGCTGGACATCATGGGCGTTCGAGGATTCGACCTGTTACAGGTTGCGGCGGCGAGAAAAATGCCGGTGGTGATGCTGACCGCGCACGCTCTCAATCCCGAGAGCCTCAAGAAATCTATCGAACTTGGCGCAAGGGCTTATCTACCGAAAGACCACATAGTCAAAATGATTCCTTTTCTTGAAGACCTGCTAATGTTAAGCTATCAGTCCACCTGGAAATCGGCGTTATCTAGGCTTGGCGGTGTTTTCGGAGCGCAATTTGGACAGGAATGGCGTAAAACTGAAAAGGAATTCTGGGACAAATTCGAACGAGATCTTGAAATAACCGAGTCAACAATCATCGAATCATGA
- a CDS encoding HAMP domain-containing sensor histidine kinase yields MSIQNIKTAHLVHDIKNPVNIIESGARSLLDKPDRYGQLNPKQEKVIRRMLRNAMRLRHLANGMLEVDMAALGVLNVVDCTLSQILRTALVELFDLIDPVVSDALEEATALEKFISILKANDVTLEANPVHLDRKIHIDETKMALIITNLLSNAFKYRNKCVNVRAALNNDTLEIAVKDDGPGIPETYHQQIFNSYFQCDKIEGFPVRGHGLGLAGALALAGAMGGSLSICKCPHGAEFVVHVKVCP; encoded by the coding sequence GTGAGTATTCAAAATATAAAGACAGCGCACTTAGTCCACGACATCAAGAATCCAGTCAATATCATTGAATCTGGAGCAAGATCATTACTTGACAAACCCGACCGTTACGGACAACTCAACCCCAAGCAGGAGAAGGTCATCCGACGAATGCTTAGAAACGCCATGAGGTTGAGACATCTGGCCAACGGCATGCTCGAAGTTGATATGGCGGCTCTGGGTGTGCTCAATGTTGTTGACTGCACTCTGTCCCAAATATTGAGGACCGCTCTGGTAGAGCTGTTTGATCTGATTGACCCGGTTGTCTCCGATGCCTTGGAAGAGGCCACGGCGTTGGAAAAGTTCATCAGTATCCTAAAAGCTAACGACGTCACGTTGGAGGCCAATCCGGTCCACCTTGACCGTAAAATACATATTGATGAGACCAAGATGGCCCTCATTATCACAAATCTTCTGTCAAACGCCTTCAAATACAGAAACAAATGTGTCAACGTCAGGGCGGCCTTGAACAACGACACACTAGAAATAGCAGTGAAAGATGACGGTCCGGGCATACCCGAAACCTATCACCAGCAAATATTCAACAGCTATTTTCAATGTGACAAAATAGAAGGGTTCCCTGTTCGGGGACACGGATTGGGATTGGCCGGCGCCCTTGCTTTAGCAGGAGCCATGGGCGGTTCCCTGAGTATTTGCAAGTGCCCTCACGGCGCAGAATTTGTGGTTCACGTCAAGGTCTGCCCATAG
- a CDS encoding methyltransferase domain-containing protein, protein MGYKAWQLGDPGTALYGFYDFLRRGLNQKLVNYLLTSGIPAEHCVVLEAGSGPAFATSILSCDERVGLAVAVDIDIEALKQARLRDGCLNVVVADLQNMPFKDECIGLVWNSSTLEHLPTQDRAILEMTRVTREGGNVFVGVPNLYGPLGFQRLLSDSSIGVWIGRVFHKVELQDLLRKSRLQPSDSIFYFFRFFVGVLACKVSCAGKSSDCDSEKC, encoded by the coding sequence GTGGGATACAAGGCTTGGCAATTGGGTGATCCTGGTACCGCTCTCTACGGTTTCTATGATTTTCTAAGGCGTGGGCTAAACCAGAAACTTGTGAACTATTTGCTTACTTCAGGCATACCGGCTGAACATTGCGTAGTATTGGAAGCCGGTTCCGGCCCAGCGTTCGCGACCTCTATTCTGTCCTGTGACGAACGCGTCGGATTGGCCGTAGCTGTAGATATTGATATCGAGGCATTGAAGCAGGCCAGACTTAGGGACGGTTGTCTGAATGTCGTTGTCGCTGATTTGCAAAACATGCCTTTCAAGGACGAGTGCATTGGACTCGTATGGAACAGTAGCACTCTCGAGCACCTTCCGACTCAGGACAGGGCGATATTGGAGATGACAAGAGTTACAAGAGAGGGTGGAAACGTTTTCGTAGGTGTGCCCAATCTTTATGGACCTCTTGGTTTTCAGAGGCTGCTGTCTGATTCATCAATTGGAGTGTGGATAGGAAGAGTATTCCACAAGGTCGAATTGCAGGACCTATTAAGGAAATCTCGTCTCCAGCCCAGCGATTCCATATTTTATTTCTTCCGCTTTTTTGTGGGGGTGTTGGCTTGCAAGGTTTCCTGCGCCGGTAAGTCTTCAGATTGCGATTCAGAGAAATGCTGA
- a CDS encoding ATP-binding protein, which translates to MKFNLFHKIFSAFIVTILASIVVLALITYFAANWRFSEYVTKVEMGQLDDLATALGSLYQEKQTWEHFQDNPRLWLRFIWHYLPEIPAPPPPPFLPGQAESHQERNFSFGYPRTPQHESPENDFKQGFSGKGDERSGPPLPFPLPPPLRESIEPRLALLDENKQLVIGAPGLPIRSYTLRPIDANGRTVGWLGLMPLKHGSHPLELAFLQEQTRAIFLAGLCVFVLAALISYFLSKHLVAPIQQLTQATKDLGSLNFGTQIDVRTGDELGQLADTFNSMAQALETNETVRKQWIADVAHELRTPLAILRGEIEAMQDGVREVSPERLSSLHDETNRIGKLVDDLHLLFVADSKNLVQKKLPVKPVVLLQDVIATFETLLTQACIQLEASSIGDEGSVILGDEDRLRQLFANLIENSVRYTDSPGVLRINHYRSLQKLTLVFEDSSPGVPSEALDRVFDRLYRVDKSRSRALGGSGLGLSICREIVSGHGGAIRAAHSSLGGLLVSIEFELVRA; encoded by the coding sequence ATGAAGTTCAACTTGTTTCACAAAATCTTCTCGGCCTTCATCGTTACCATTCTAGCCTCGATAGTCGTTCTGGCCTTAATCACGTATTTTGCAGCAAATTGGAGGTTCTCCGAGTATGTGACCAAAGTGGAGATGGGACAACTGGATGATTTGGCGACCGCTCTCGGCTCTCTGTACCAGGAAAAGCAGACTTGGGAACACTTCCAAGACAATCCGCGCCTGTGGCTCCGATTCATTTGGCACTATTTACCCGAAATCCCAGCGCCCCCGCCACCACCATTTCTGCCCGGCCAAGCAGAAAGCCATCAGGAGAGAAACTTTTCATTCGGATATCCGCGCACGCCTCAACACGAGAGTCCGGAGAACGACTTCAAGCAGGGATTCAGCGGCAAAGGAGATGAGAGAAGCGGCCCGCCTCTCCCTTTTCCTCTCCCTCCTCCTCTCAGAGAATCAATTGAGCCACGGCTGGCCCTTCTTGACGAAAACAAACAGCTTGTTATAGGTGCTCCCGGATTACCCATCCGAAGTTATACGCTTCGTCCGATTGATGCGAACGGGCGAACCGTAGGCTGGCTCGGGCTCATGCCGCTGAAGCATGGGTCGCATCCGTTGGAGCTGGCCTTTTTGCAGGAACAGACCAGGGCAATTTTCTTAGCCGGACTTTGCGTCTTTGTTCTGGCAGCCTTGATCTCGTATTTCCTTTCTAAGCATTTGGTTGCGCCGATCCAACAATTGACGCAAGCGACAAAAGACCTGGGTTCGCTCAATTTTGGCACTCAAATTGACGTGCGCACCGGAGATGAGCTGGGCCAACTGGCAGACACTTTCAACTCTATGGCGCAGGCCCTTGAAACGAACGAAACAGTTCGAAAGCAATGGATCGCTGATGTAGCTCATGAACTCCGAACACCTTTGGCCATTCTTCGCGGCGAGATAGAAGCAATGCAGGATGGAGTACGAGAAGTAAGTCCCGAGAGGCTCAGCTCACTTCATGACGAGACAAACCGAATCGGTAAACTCGTGGACGACCTTCATCTGCTTTTTGTAGCGGATTCCAAGAATCTCGTTCAGAAAAAGCTTCCTGTGAAGCCGGTGGTATTACTTCAAGACGTGATCGCTACATTTGAAACGCTACTCACCCAAGCCTGTATTCAACTTGAGGCGAGTTCGATTGGGGACGAAGGCTCCGTAATTTTGGGCGACGAAGATCGCTTGCGACAGTTATTCGCAAATCTGATCGAGAATAGTGTCCGATACACTGATTCTCCCGGAGTCCTGCGGATCAATCATTATCGCTCGCTCCAAAAACTAACGCTGGTCTTCGAAGATTCTTCGCCGGGGGTCCCCTCTGAGGCTCTTGACCGCGTTTTCGACAGACTCTATCGTGTGGACAAATCAAGAAGTCGGGCTTTAGGAGGCAGCGGGCTCGGCCTTTCAATATGTAGGGAAATTGTGAGCGGACACGGCGGAGCGATTCGTGCAGCACATTCGTCCTTGGGAGGATTGCTGGTTTCGATTGAATTCGAACTCGTCCGGGCCTGA
- a CDS encoding heavy metal-associated domain-containing protein — protein MNTILKVKGMSCQHCVMAVKKALASVDGVKDVNVSLENAEVTLTHDGPIDVKEANTQIQKAGYEVG, from the coding sequence ATGAACACTATACTAAAAGTTAAAGGAATGTCCTGTCAGCATTGCGTGATGGCCGTCAAAAAAGCTTTGGCTTCTGTCGACGGAGTAAAGGACGTGAATGTAAGTCTCGAGAATGCGGAAGTCACTCTAACTCACGATGGGCCTATTGATGTGAAAGAGGCAAACACTCAAATCCAGAAAGCCGGATACGAAGTTGGATAA
- a CDS encoding Bax inhibitor-1/YccA family protein: protein MAISIPRSGNPALSEGRFAQYGGAGVSGDVMTMQGAVNKTGILLLIAMLTAGYVWKTFFAAPEQNVSAVSGLMTVGAIAGFIVAMVTVFKNSWAPVTAPLYAALEGLFLGGISSIAESQYPGIGIQAVGLTFGVFVVMLAAYSSGVIKVTDKFRLGVVAATGGIALFYLISIILGFFGIQMPLINDNSWAGIGFSVVVVGIAALNLVLDFDVIQSLSRSGAPKYMEWYGAFALMVTLVWLYIEILRLLMKLKSER from the coding sequence ATGGCCATCAGTATCCCTCGATCAGGCAACCCGGCGCTTTCGGAAGGCAGGTTCGCCCAGTACGGCGGCGCCGGTGTCTCCGGCGACGTCATGACCATGCAGGGGGCTGTTAACAAAACTGGAATCTTGTTGTTGATTGCCATGTTAACCGCTGGATATGTGTGGAAAACCTTTTTTGCAGCTCCGGAACAGAATGTAAGCGCCGTATCGGGTCTGATGACAGTCGGAGCGATAGCCGGATTCATCGTTGCGATGGTGACGGTATTCAAGAATTCGTGGGCCCCTGTGACGGCCCCACTTTACGCCGCGCTCGAGGGGCTGTTCCTCGGTGGTATATCTTCAATTGCTGAGTCCCAATATCCAGGGATAGGAATTCAAGCGGTTGGTTTAACATTCGGCGTATTCGTTGTAATGCTTGCGGCTTACTCATCCGGGGTCATAAAAGTAACCGACAAATTCAGATTGGGAGTAGTCGCCGCAACCGGCGGAATCGCTCTCTTCTACCTGATATCAATAATTCTTGGCTTCTTTGGAATACAGATGCCTCTTATAAACGACAACTCCTGGGCCGGTATTGGGTTCAGCGTTGTAGTCGTGGGGATCGCCGCCCTTAATCTCGTTCTCGATTTTGACGTTATTCAGAGCCTGTCACGAAGCGGCGCTCCGAAGTATATGGAGTGGTATGGCGCATTTGCGTTGATGGTCACTCTCGTATGGCTATACATTGAGATCTTGCGTCTGCTCATGAAGCTCAAAAGCGAGCGCTAA
- a CDS encoding ribonuclease H-like domain-containing protein: MLKNTFCHINGIGEKSERKLWDLGILRWDDAANAVGDYPSIKNFEILKAAIEESRFQLELRNPKYFAAGLSATEIWRIFSEFRDSVAYIDIETNGAAGAKECITTISMFDGLSTKYYIRNQNLDDFKHDVEHYRLLVTYNGKCFDIPVIQKRLGIRLDQAHIDLRYVLSSLGYKGGLKGCEKMMGLDRGGLTDVNGYFAVLLWREYRKCHNLRALETLLAYNILDAANLEYLMVRAFNEKLAGTPFCNEHQLPLPNLAQNPFEPDLETLDRLRRKYIH, translated from the coding sequence ATGCTGAAGAACACTTTTTGTCACATCAACGGAATCGGAGAAAAAAGTGAAAGAAAACTTTGGGACCTTGGCATATTGCGATGGGATGACGCTGCCAATGCTGTAGGGGATTACCCGTCAATCAAAAACTTCGAAATACTGAAGGCGGCTATTGAAGAATCGCGGTTTCAACTGGAACTAAGAAATCCAAAGTATTTTGCCGCGGGCCTTAGCGCAACTGAAATCTGGAGAATATTTTCAGAATTTCGTGATTCCGTGGCTTACATCGATATTGAAACCAATGGAGCAGCCGGGGCTAAGGAGTGTATAACCACCATATCTATGTTTGATGGACTCTCCACCAAGTATTACATTCGAAATCAAAACCTCGATGATTTTAAACACGATGTGGAACACTATCGGTTGCTTGTTACATACAACGGGAAATGCTTTGATATACCGGTAATCCAGAAGCGCCTCGGCATCCGCCTGGATCAGGCCCACATCGATCTGAGATATGTGTTGAGCAGCCTTGGATACAAGGGGGGCCTAAAAGGATGTGAGAAAATGATGGGGCTGGACCGGGGAGGCCTTACTGACGTAAACGGATACTTCGCTGTCCTTTTGTGGCGAGAATACAGGAAGTGTCACAATTTACGAGCATTGGAGACCTTACTGGCTTACAATATCCTAGACGCCGCGAATCTTGAATATCTGATGGTAAGGGCTTTCAATGAAAAACTGGCGGGAACCCCTTTCTGCAACGAGCATCAATTGCCGCTTCCCAATCTAGCGCAAAACCCTTTTGAGCCTGATCTGGAAACACTTGACAGGCTCCGAAGAAAATACATCCACTGA